One Calditrichia bacterium DNA window includes the following coding sequences:
- a CDS encoding NERD domain-containing protein → MAKMHTQLRGKETDGERHLYEFFAQTLPDYFHVWHNIIEPRTQKEIDMVLLHPKYGVWVIEVKDWLINQLRRIDPETCRLQMNGQEVEQRNPIRQARENHYPVRNLLADEPLLMHGKGRFEGNLLFPVHHVVVFSNMSKAEMEARDIYGMFPEHQIITADVIRNPKMDAIELENLLIEKRSPRFLNHLGLTKAQIAAINRLLNPSVELTGEEADDSPDEWIAPELPERSEPQPIDIFAESAPSQPLDFIEVSDPFSDEDVSPEMTPPLDQSEEFAELETQPIEPEPAVAADDDNILDFDEPDDADDASGVPEIIEDDELDAEPETRPEIEHDALSDYETEILEEERDGREVFPYQTVIEHEKNRVTEPQSQPKPQPEPVAPTGNWSREGATALERVLIDLLENNQQLLQRIWSRE, encoded by the coding sequence ATGGCGAAAATGCACACCCAATTACGCGGCAAAGAAACCGATGGCGAACGCCATTTGTACGAGTTTTTTGCGCAAACGCTGCCGGATTATTTTCACGTTTGGCACAATATCATCGAGCCGCGAACCCAAAAAGAAATCGATATGGTGCTGCTGCATCCGAAATACGGCGTTTGGGTGATTGAGGTGAAAGATTGGCTGATCAACCAGCTCCGGCGCATCGACCCGGAAACCTGCCGCCTGCAGATGAACGGGCAGGAAGTTGAGCAGCGCAATCCCATTCGCCAGGCCCGCGAAAACCACTATCCCGTGCGCAATTTGTTGGCTGATGAGCCGCTGCTGATGCACGGAAAAGGGCGTTTCGAGGGGAATTTGCTGTTCCCGGTGCATCACGTGGTGGTGTTTAGTAACATGTCCAAAGCGGAAATGGAAGCGCGGGATATTTACGGGATGTTCCCGGAGCACCAGATTATCACGGCGGATGTGATCCGCAATCCCAAAATGGATGCGATTGAGCTGGAAAACCTGCTCATCGAAAAACGCTCGCCCCGATTTTTGAACCACCTCGGGCTGACCAAAGCGCAGATCGCCGCGATCAACCGGTTGCTCAATCCGAGTGTCGAATTGACCGGCGAGGAAGCTGACGATTCGCCAGACGAATGGATTGCGCCTGAACTGCCGGAGCGCAGTGAGCCGCAACCGATCGACATATTTGCTGAAAGTGCGCCATCGCAACCACTTGATTTTATTGAAGTAAGCGACCCGTTTTCTGATGAAGACGTTTCGCCGGAAATGACGCCACCGCTTGATCAATCGGAAGAATTTGCAGAATTAGAAACGCAGCCAATTGAACCCGAACCGGCTGTTGCAGCTGATGACGACAACATTTTGGATTTCGATGAACCGGATGATGCGGATGATGCATCCGGCGTTCCGGAAATCATCGAAGATGACGAATTGGATGCCGAGCCGGAAACGCGCCCGGAAATTGAGCACGACGCGCTTTCCGATTACGAAACTGAAATTCTGGAAGAGGAGCGCGACGGTCGGGAAGTTTTCCCGTATCAAACCGTTATCGAGCACGAAAAAAACCGGGTGACCGAACCGCAATCACAGCCGAAACCACAACCGGAGCCTGTCGCCCCGACCGGCAATTGGTCGAGAGAGGGCGCAACTGCGCTGGAGCGGGTGCTCATCGATCTTTTGGAAAACAACCAACAACTTTTGCAACGTATCTGGAGTAGAGAATGA
- a CDS encoding glutamine synthetase adenylyltransferase: MEIFPRETYEKLVQPDGFSPAEMEAIYRAHGFDNVEMAHSALQRIAVHPAVADWIDSFVPALFLGLEKTASPNRALLNLERFIDQSRDATMLKSLMSQPRLLEMLLTLFTGSQFLSDILLRHPEYLHDLSDVRQLAVIKSTEKLVTEGNAFLQTDSAGLDSVDLLRRFQRKELLRIGMGDLLSIIDFRAVIRQLSNLADAIIQICLKLSLSDLPPEAHHFAVLGMGKLGGRELNYSSDIDLVFVSQSGEDVTQQLGRKLIDLLTRPTAEGFLYRVDMRLRPWGNAGRLTPALAEYLEYLKTHAQSWEKQALLKSRFIAGDEAIGQAFTRQSRPLIFLRKAPDDQRTDAVRSEVHGMKQKIEQKLKRHGGEFGEVKSGIGSIRDVEFTTQYLQLIYGDEYPQILTRSTLDALARMAAANILPARNFRVLTDGYTFLRSIEHYLQMMHNQQTHQLPEDERELQFLARRLGFEGKNSGTQLVNRYRQHRQAIREIYRRYLDAGYAGQMQRSQTTQQPVSIPSALSLDAVYNTLFSQIEITQHQQMAAELSPEQPVKIHTLQLDENRWQLTVVGYDYLGVLSVICGLLFVQHFNIVEGHIFTYDAPDKSKPGVYRRRRLPMSQLQNLRKKAVAVPGRRVLDVLTVQRNEPALPETWDNYQQRLTQFWELLRDQRRDEARGKLARLFAKALPESAAAQTLLPVDIEIDNTASPDFTVLRIDAPDTIGFLYELTNALALNGIDLIRVEIRSVGNRAHDTLFVTDVRGNKITDPQKQRRLRAATVLVKQFTHLLPQSPNPAAAMLHFQQFVSQVFSQPESYVELATLERPEVLDALARLLGVSDFLWEDFLRMQHANLFPVLQNLELLKEAATPEELRNDLKSALETAADTTTRRQILNAFKDREMFRIDMRYIQGFTGSFWDFSEELSDLVEIVIRQAVEIALPELEAQHGVPRTATGARCPLCVCALGKFGGREMGFASDVELMFLFSETGSTDGEKSLTNTEYFEKLVVTIAQLIEARKEGIFELDLRLRPYGKAGRMAVLLSAFAEYFAPEGPAWNYERQSLVRLRPIFGDDALAKKIVALRDQFLYESAAFDAAAMRAIREKQVRQLVAGGTVNAKFSPGALVELEYLVQGLQILHGKNHPELRQTNTRKALAALENCGIISKKDHAGLMDAHLFLRRLIEAQRMVRGNAKDLTIPPEDSDEFNFLAKRLNYGDDIDRLHEDMLTHTAFIQKISKKLLR, translated from the coding sequence ATGGAAATTTTCCCGAGAGAAACATACGAAAAGCTGGTTCAGCCGGACGGGTTTTCGCCTGCTGAAATGGAAGCAATCTACCGTGCGCACGGGTTTGATAACGTTGAAATGGCTCATTCAGCGCTGCAACGGATTGCTGTACATCCAGCAGTTGCGGACTGGATCGACAGTTTTGTGCCAGCCCTGTTTTTGGGTTTGGAGAAAACCGCCAGCCCGAATCGCGCGTTGCTCAATCTCGAACGATTTATCGACCAAAGCCGCGATGCAACGATGCTGAAATCGCTGATGTCGCAGCCGCGATTGCTGGAAATGTTGCTCACGCTGTTTACCGGCAGCCAGTTTCTCAGCGATATTTTATTGCGCCATCCCGAGTATTTGCATGATTTAAGCGATGTCCGGCAACTGGCGGTCATCAAAAGCACCGAAAAACTGGTCACCGAAGGCAACGCATTTTTGCAAACAGACAGCGCCGGACTGGATTCGGTTGACCTGCTGCGCCGTTTTCAGCGGAAAGAATTGCTGCGCATCGGCATGGGCGATTTGCTCAGCATCATCGATTTTCGCGCGGTGATTCGCCAGTTATCCAATCTTGCGGATGCGATTATCCAGATTTGCCTGAAATTATCCCTCAGCGATCTCCCACCCGAAGCGCATCATTTTGCGGTGCTGGGCATGGGCAAACTCGGCGGGCGCGAGCTGAATTACAGCTCGGATATCGATCTGGTTTTCGTATCGCAAAGCGGCGAGGATGTTACCCAGCAACTCGGGCGAAAGCTGATTGATTTGCTAACACGCCCCACCGCCGAAGGATTTTTGTATCGCGTGGACATGCGGCTGCGCCCGTGGGGAAACGCCGGACGGCTGACGCCCGCGCTGGCAGAATATCTCGAGTATTTGAAAACGCACGCCCAATCTTGGGAAAAACAGGCGCTGCTTAAATCGCGGTTTATCGCCGGGGACGAGGCGATCGGGCAGGCGTTTACCCGCCAGTCGCGCCCGCTGATTTTTTTGCGAAAAGCCCCGGACGATCAGCGAACAGATGCCGTTCGCAGCGAAGTTCACGGTATGAAACAGAAAATCGAACAGAAGCTCAAACGGCACGGCGGCGAGTTTGGCGAAGTGAAAAGCGGTATCGGCTCCATCCGCGATGTGGAATTTACCACCCAATATTTGCAGCTCATTTACGGCGACGAATACCCGCAAATTTTGACCCGCAGCACGCTGGATGCGCTGGCGCGAATGGCTGCTGCGAATATTTTACCCGCCCGGAATTTTCGTGTGTTGACGGACGGTTACACCTTTTTGCGCTCGATCGAACATTATTTGCAGATGATGCACAACCAGCAAACCCACCAATTACCGGAAGATGAACGGGAATTGCAATTTCTCGCGCGGCGGCTCGGGTTTGAGGGAAAAAACAGCGGCACCCAATTGGTGAATCGCTATCGCCAGCACCGGCAGGCGATCCGGGAAATTTACCGGCGCTATCTCGATGCCGGTTACGCCGGACAAATGCAGCGCAGCCAGACGACGCAACAGCCGGTTTCCATTCCCTCCGCGCTCAGTTTGGATGCGGTTTACAACACCCTTTTTTCCCAAATTGAAATTACCCAACACCAGCAAATGGCGGCGGAACTTAGCCCGGAACAGCCGGTGAAAATCCACACGCTGCAACTGGATGAGAATCGCTGGCAACTCACGGTGGTCGGTTACGATTATCTCGGTGTGCTGTCGGTGATTTGCGGGCTGCTGTTTGTGCAGCATTTCAACATTGTGGAAGGGCATATTTTTACTTACGATGCGCCCGATAAATCGAAACCCGGTGTGTATCGCCGGCGCAGATTGCCGATGAGCCAATTGCAAAATCTGCGAAAAAAAGCCGTTGCCGTGCCCGGACGCCGGGTGCTGGATGTGCTGACCGTTCAGCGAAACGAACCGGCTTTGCCGGAAACGTGGGATAATTATCAGCAGCGGCTGACCCAATTTTGGGAACTGCTGCGCGACCAGCGCCGCGACGAAGCCCGTGGCAAACTGGCGCGATTGTTCGCGAAAGCACTGCCGGAGTCCGCTGCAGCGCAAACCCTGCTGCCGGTGGATATCGAAATTGACAACACCGCCTCACCCGATTTTACCGTGCTGCGCATCGACGCGCCGGACACGATCGGTTTTCTCTACGAACTCACCAACGCGCTGGCGCTCAACGGGATCGACCTCATCCGGGTGGAAATCCGTTCGGTGGGCAATCGGGCACACGACACGCTGTTCGTCACCGATGTGCGCGGCAACAAAATTACCGATCCCCAGAAACAGCGCCGTTTACGCGCCGCAACCGTTTTGGTGAAACAGTTCACCCATTTGCTGCCGCAATCGCCCAATCCCGCCGCAGCGATGCTCCATTTCCAGCAGTTTGTCAGCCAGGTGTTCAGCCAGCCGGAAAGTTATGTGGAACTGGCGACGCTGGAACGCCCGGAAGTGCTGGACGCACTGGCGCGATTGCTCGGCGTCAGCGATTTTTTGTGGGAAGATTTTTTGCGGATGCAACACGCGAATCTGTTTCCGGTGCTGCAAAATCTCGAATTGCTGAAAGAAGCCGCAACGCCGGAAGAATTGCGCAACGATCTGAAATCTGCGCTCGAAACCGCTGCCGATACAACAACCCGTCGCCAAATCCTCAACGCGTTTAAAGATCGCGAAATGTTTCGCATCGACATGCGCTACATTCAGGGTTTCACCGGGTCTTTTTGGGATTTTTCGGAAGAATTGAGCGATTTGGTGGAAATCGTTATCCGGCAAGCTGTGGAAATTGCGCTGCCGGAACTGGAAGCGCAGCACGGCGTTCCCCGCACAGCAACCGGCGCGCGCTGTCCGCTGTGCGTTTGCGCATTGGGAAAATTCGGGGGGCGCGAAATGGGTTTCGCATCCGATGTGGAACTGATGTTCCTGTTCAGCGAAACCGGCAGCACCGATGGCGAAAAATCACTCACGAACACAGAATATTTCGAAAAACTGGTCGTCACGATTGCGCAACTCATCGAAGCGCGAAAAGAGGGTATTTTTGAACTCGATTTGCGGCTGCGACCCTACGGCAAAGCAGGGCGAATGGCGGTGCTGTTGAGTGCATTTGCGGAATATTTTGCGCCGGAAGGTCCGGCGTGGAATTACGAACGGCAATCGCTGGTGCGGCTGCGCCCGATTTTTGGCGATGACGCGCTCGCAAAAAAAATAGTGGCGCTGCGCGATCAATTTTTATACGAAAGCGCCGCTTTCGACGCTGCAGCGATGCGTGCAATCCGCGAAAAACAGGTGCGCCAACTCGTCGCCGGCGGCACCGTGAACGCCAAATTCAGCCCCGGTGCGTTGGTCGAGCTGGAATATCTGGTGCAAGGATTGCAGATTTTACACGGCAAAAATCACCCGGAACTGCGCCAGACCAACACCCGAAAAGCGTTGGCAGCGCTGGAAAATTGCGGCATCATATCCAAAAAAGATCACGCCGGATTGATGGATGCGCACCTATTTTTACGCCGGTTGATTGAGGCGCAGCGAATGGTGCGCGGCAACGCGAAAGACCTGACCATCCCGCCGGAAGACAGCGACGAGTTCAATTTTCTGGCGAAACGCCTCAACTACGGCGACGATATCGACCGCCTTCACGAAGATATGCTGACACACACTGCGTTCATCCAGAAAATCAGCAAAAAATTGCTGCGCTGA
- a CDS encoding ABC transporter ATP-binding protein has product MNTVRLLLPYVKKYRNKYIAGVFFLVFTNAFRMANPKVVQHAIDYLKQTFVLSELAMFAGLIILFAALEGVFSFLMRRSIIVASREIENDLRNDFFAKLLTLPQSYYQNHPTGDIMSRATNDLSAVRMIFGPGIAYSTNTVMAFLFVIPMMLHISPTLTMFALIPFPIVAILVNRFGKAIYKRFEKVQEQLGDLTTVAQENLSGNTVIKWFTQEKHEIEKFRVQNETYMHRSIDHVKVQAAFHPSLALTAGLALAMIILFGGRLVINDQITIGEFTAFMLYASILIWPFIALGWVIGVFQQGAASMKRMQKVFDAQSDIIEKENALKPDVLHGEIEFSKLAFEYEENRPVLSDITLHVPAQQTLGVIGPTGSGKTTLIKLISHLYPLPDGVLKIDGKDINDYALSALREFIGYVPQENFLFSASIRENIAYGRKDATQEDIEWAAKMADIHEQIVEFPDGYESLLGEKGLNLSGGQKQRISIARAILCKPRILILDDAFSALDTHTEDRILGNLETFFPDRTVILVSHRVSTLQNCDQIIVLEDGRITEKGTHEELVRNRKLYTWIYEKQLLEEELEQVD; this is encoded by the coding sequence ATGAATACCGTTCGATTACTTCTGCCTTATGTCAAAAAATACCGTAACAAATACATTGCCGGCGTGTTTTTTCTTGTGTTCACGAACGCGTTTCGCATGGCTAACCCGAAAGTGGTACAACACGCCATCGATTATCTGAAACAGACATTTGTGCTGTCCGAATTGGCGATGTTTGCCGGTTTGATCATCCTGTTTGCTGCGCTGGAGGGCGTTTTCAGCTTTTTGATGCGCCGCAGTATTATTGTTGCATCGCGGGAAATTGAGAACGATTTGCGCAACGATTTTTTCGCGAAGCTGCTCACCTTGCCGCAATCGTATTACCAGAATCATCCCACCGGCGATATCATGTCCCGCGCAACCAACGACCTTTCCGCCGTGCGGATGATTTTTGGTCCGGGCATCGCCTATTCCACCAACACGGTGATGGCATTTCTGTTCGTCATTCCGATGATGCTGCACATCAGCCCGACGCTGACGATGTTTGCGCTCATCCCCTTCCCGATTGTCGCGATTTTGGTGAATCGCTTTGGCAAAGCCATTTACAAACGCTTCGAAAAAGTGCAGGAGCAGCTCGGCGACCTCACGACTGTTGCGCAGGAAAATTTGTCCGGAAACACCGTAATTAAGTGGTTTACGCAGGAAAAGCACGAGATCGAAAAATTCCGTGTCCAGAATGAAACATACATGCACCGCAGCATCGATCATGTGAAAGTGCAGGCGGCATTCCACCCGTCGCTGGCGCTGACCGCCGGTTTGGCACTCGCGATGATTATTTTGTTCGGCGGCAGACTGGTGATTAACGATCAAATTACGATTGGCGAGTTCACCGCATTTATGCTGTATGCCAGCATTTTGATTTGGCCGTTTATCGCGCTCGGTTGGGTGATCGGCGTGTTCCAGCAGGGCGCCGCATCGATGAAACGCATGCAAAAGGTGTTCGATGCGCAATCGGACATCATCGAAAAAGAAAACGCGCTGAAACCGGATGTGCTGCACGGCGAAATTGAATTCAGCAAACTGGCGTTTGAATATGAGGAAAATCGCCCGGTGCTCAGCGATATCACGCTGCACGTGCCAGCGCAGCAAACGCTCGGCGTTATCGGTCCGACCGGTTCCGGGAAAACCACGCTCATCAAACTGATTTCGCATTTGTATCCGCTACCGGATGGCGTGCTGAAAATCGACGGAAAGGACATCAACGATTACGCACTGTCCGCGCTGCGCGAATTTATCGGATATGTGCCGCAGGAAAACTTCCTGTTCTCCGCGTCCATCCGCGAAAATATCGCCTACGGACGAAAAGACGCGACGCAGGAAGACATCGAATGGGCAGCCAAAATGGCTGATATTCACGAGCAGATTGTGGAATTCCCCGATGGCTATGAATCGCTATTGGGTGAGAAAGGGCTGAACCTCAGTGGCGGGCAAAAGCAACGGATTTCCATCGCGCGGGCGATTTTGTGCAAACCGCGCATCCTTATTTTAGACGACGCATTTTCCGCACTCGATACCCACACCGAAGACCGGATTTTGGGAAATCTGGAAACATTTTTCCCGGATCGCACGGTGATTCTGGTGTCGCACCGCGTGTCCACCCTCCAAAATTGTGACCAGATTATTGTGCTGGAAGACGGGCGCATCACCGAAAAAGGCACCCACGAAGAACTGGTTCGCAACCGCAAACTTTACACCTGGATTTACGAAAAGCAGTTGCTGGAAGAAGAATTGGAACAGGTGGATTAA
- a CDS encoding LytR C-terminal domain-containing protein, with protein MTNPSESEITKIAQLLSDLQKQLIKYKTALDSIDTASSATQNVAHEIEELSKTFRALGQSQTDMTQHFEETRRALLFTQQKSQQVRKDMDEMSQNFTRNINAGLQTTLQNIDEKLSRFVAPDRDMLRQEVRKLKFFLFINILVMFVLFFSAFMYFYQGTPVNNTASTAMPQRTVEPQQPQRQTPVTTPANTYVAPKIQVLNGCGVDGVAKNFVNFLNAENFAVTNAENADNFQYGNSLIFLNGDYPDEAQQVARLLGIPVERIQPGRGKWPGYNISVVIGRDYQALKARR; from the coding sequence ATGACCAATCCTTCTGAAAGTGAAATTACCAAAATTGCCCAATTGCTCAGCGATTTGCAAAAACAGCTGATCAAATACAAAACCGCGTTGGACAGCATCGATACGGCATCCAGCGCCACCCAAAATGTGGCGCATGAAATTGAGGAATTGAGCAAAACCTTTCGGGCGCTCGGGCAGTCGCAAACGGATATGACCCAGCATTTTGAAGAAACCCGCCGGGCGCTGCTGTTTACCCAGCAAAAATCCCAGCAGGTACGCAAGGATATGGACGAAATGAGCCAGAATTTCACCCGGAACATCAACGCGGGATTGCAAACCACGCTGCAAAATATCGACGAGAAATTGTCGCGGTTTGTGGCGCCGGATCGCGATATGCTCCGGCAGGAAGTGCGCAAGCTGAAATTTTTCCTGTTCATCAATATTTTGGTGATGTTCGTGCTGTTTTTTTCGGCGTTTATGTATTTTTATCAGGGAACGCCGGTTAACAATACCGCATCCACTGCAATGCCGCAACGCACCGTCGAACCGCAACAGCCGCAACGCCAAACGCCGGTAACAACCCCCGCGAACACTTATGTGGCGCCGAAAATTCAGGTGCTCAACGGTTGTGGGGTAGATGGCGTCGCCAAAAATTTTGTCAACTTTTTGAACGCGGAAAATTTTGCCGTAACCAACGCGGAAAATGCGGACAATTTCCAATACGGCAATTCGCTAATTTTCCTCAACGGCGATTATCCCGACGAAGCGCAGCAGGTTGCCCGGCTGCTCGGCATTCCGGTGGAGCGTATCCAGCCCGGTCGCGGCAAATGGCCGGGATATAATATTTCCGTGGTTATCGGGCGGGATTATCAGGCGCTGAAAGCCCGGCGATAG
- the arcC gene encoding carbamate kinase translates to MAKTVVVALGGNAIQQKGEKGTIYQQFANTRSSMDVVCDLLKNGDRVILTHGNGPQVGNELIRVESASNLVPELPLGLLVADTQGGMGYMLEQCLLNVLHDRGLYNQVACIITQTLVDKSDPSLKNPTKFVGPFYEAHEVENLRRTRGWALKEDPGRGWRRVVPSPKPLQIIEKNIIRQLVESEIVVIAAGGGGIPVYLEDNGWLEGLDAVVDKDLASAVLAADVGAQEMIILTGVDKVAINYGKPGETWFDHLTVEMARNFLADGHFPKGSMGPKIEAAIQFVESGGQKVLITSVENASDALRGRNGTVITM, encoded by the coding sequence TTGGCAAAAACAGTTGTGGTTGCGCTCGGCGGGAACGCCATTCAACAAAAGGGCGAAAAAGGCACCATTTATCAGCAGTTTGCAAATACTCGCAGCAGCATGGATGTGGTTTGCGATCTGCTGAAAAATGGCGACCGGGTAATTTTAACCCACGGAAACGGCCCGCAAGTGGGCAACGAACTCATCCGGGTGGAATCCGCCAGCAATCTGGTGCCGGAGCTGCCGCTCGGACTGCTGGTTGCGGATACACAGGGCGGCATGGGCTATATGCTCGAACAATGTTTGCTGAATGTGCTGCACGATCGCGGGTTATACAATCAGGTTGCCTGCATCATCACCCAAACGTTGGTGGATAAAAGTGATCCCTCGTTGAAAAATCCCACCAAATTTGTGGGACCATTTTATGAGGCGCACGAAGTCGAAAACCTGCGCCGGACCCGTGGCTGGGCGCTGAAAGAAGATCCCGGGCGCGGCTGGCGGCGGGTGGTGCCATCGCCAAAACCGTTGCAAATCATCGAGAAAAATATTATTCGCCAATTGGTGGAAAGCGAAATTGTGGTCATCGCGGCCGGCGGTGGCGGCATTCCGGTGTATCTGGAAGACAACGGCTGGCTGGAAGGCCTTGACGCGGTGGTGGACAAAGATCTCGCATCGGCGGTGCTGGCGGCGGATGTCGGCGCACAGGAAATGATCATCCTCACCGGAGTGGACAAAGTCGCCATCAATTACGGCAAACCCGGCGAAACCTGGTTCGACCACCTGACGGTGGAAATGGCCCGTAATTTTTTGGCGGACGGACATTTCCCGAAAGGCAGCATGGGCCCAAAAATCGAGGCGGCGATCCAGTTTGTCGAATCCGGCGGGCAAAAAGTGCTCATCACTTCGGTTGAAAATGCATCGGATGCGCTGCGCGGCCGCAACGGCACCGTCATCACCATGTAA
- a CDS encoding GTPase, translated as MQRKRVIIMGAAGRDFHNFNVCFRNNPAVEVVAFTATQIPDIDGRKYPAELAGEHYPKGIDIHPESALPDLIKKYNVDEVVFSYSDVPYDYVMSKSALVNAAGAQFSLLGSRQTAVRSTKPVIAVCAVRTGIGKSQTSRKVVEILHAAGKKVAAIRHPMPYGDLAKQRVQRFAQLSDLDLHECTIEEREEYEPHIVRGNVIYAGVDYEAILREAEKEADVIVWDGGNNDLPFYHADLHITLVDPHRPGDELYYYPGEANLRMADVALINKIDTADPQGIQAVRESIRAVNPDAIIIDAASPISVDDPSQIRGKRVLVVEDGPTLTHGEMAYGAGIVAAQKYGASEIVDPRPFLVGKIIDTFEKYPEIGTLLPAMGYGETQMRDLEKTINNADCDAVIIGTPIDLRKLLKLNKPSVRVSYDLQEIGMPDLKEVMAKFL; from the coding sequence ATGCAACGTAAACGTGTGATTATTATGGGGGCTGCAGGACGCGATTTTCACAATTTCAATGTGTGTTTCCGCAACAACCCTGCTGTTGAAGTTGTCGCATTTACCGCGACGCAAATTCCGGATATCGACGGGCGCAAATACCCGGCGGAACTGGCCGGCGAACATTATCCGAAGGGGATTGACATTCACCCCGAATCGGCATTGCCGGATCTCATCAAAAAATACAATGTTGATGAAGTGGTGTTTTCCTATTCCGACGTGCCGTATGATTATGTGATGTCCAAATCCGCGTTGGTGAACGCCGCCGGTGCGCAATTTTCGCTGCTGGGATCGCGACAAACAGCAGTGCGCTCTACAAAACCGGTGATTGCGGTTTGCGCCGTGCGAACGGGCATTGGCAAAAGCCAGACATCCCGCAAAGTGGTGGAAATTTTGCACGCCGCCGGAAAAAAAGTGGCTGCAATCCGTCACCCGATGCCGTATGGCGATCTCGCCAAACAGCGCGTTCAGCGATTCGCGCAACTCTCCGACCTCGATTTGCATGAGTGCACCATCGAGGAACGGGAGGAATACGAGCCGCATATCGTGCGCGGTAATGTGATTTACGCAGGTGTCGATTACGAAGCCATTCTCCGCGAAGCGGAAAAAGAAGCGGATGTGATTGTGTGGGACGGCGGCAATAACGATCTGCCGTTTTATCACGCCGATCTGCACATCACGCTGGTCGATCCGCACCGTCCCGGCGATGAGCTGTATTATTATCCCGGCGAGGCAAATTTGCGGATGGCCGATGTCGCGCTGATCAACAAGATCGATACGGCCGATCCGCAGGGCATTCAGGCGGTTCGCGAGTCCATTCGTGCGGTGAATCCGGATGCGATCATCATCGATGCCGCATCACCGATTTCGGTGGATGACCCGTCGCAAATTCGCGGCAAACGGGTGCTGGTGGTGGAAGACGGACCCACGCTCACCCACGGCGAAATGGCGTATGGCGCGGGCATCGTCGCTGCGCAAAAATACGGCGCTTCGGAAATTGTCGATCCGCGACCGTTTTTGGTCGGCAAAATTATCGATACGTTCGAGAAATATCCGGAAATAGGTACGCTGCTGCCGGCAATGGGCTACGGCGAAACGCAAATGCGCGATCTCGAAAAAACGATTAACAATGCCGATTGCGATGCCGTTATTATTGGCACGCCCATCGATTTGCGCAAGCTGTTGAAGCTCAACAAACCGAGTGTCCGGGTTAGTTACGATCTGCAGGAAATCGGCATGCCGGATTTAAAAGAAGTAATGGCAAAGTTCCTGTAA